One window of Acidobacteriota bacterium genomic DNA carries:
- a CDS encoding transcriptional regulator: MLDIQVIDDPAAATVALEPMRSRLLSELAMPASAATLATRVGLARQKVNYHLHALEAHQLVRLAQERKWGGLTERLLVATAASYVVSPSALGPVAADPNREIDRLSASYLIALGARVVREVGDLVRRAKAAGKRLATLAVDTEVRFRSATDRAAFSNELTEAITKLVSKYHDVSAPGGRAHRLVVVAYPLPQKSDSKEPS, from the coding sequence GTGCTCGACATCCAGGTCATCGATGATCCGGCAGCGGCGACGGTGGCTTTGGAGCCCATGCGGAGTCGACTCCTCTCCGAGCTGGCCATGCCCGCCTCGGCGGCGACGTTGGCCACGCGGGTTGGCCTGGCGCGGCAGAAAGTCAACTACCACCTGCACGCGCTGGAGGCGCACCAGCTGGTGCGGCTGGCCCAGGAACGCAAGTGGGGCGGGCTGACGGAACGGCTGCTCGTGGCGACGGCCGCTTCCTACGTGGTTTCGCCGAGCGCTCTGGGTCCGGTCGCCGCGGATCCGAATCGGGAAATCGACAGGCTGTCCGCGAGCTATCTCATCGCGCTGGGCGCGCGGGTCGTCCGCGAGGTGGGCGATCTTGTTCGTCGTGCGAAAGCGGCGGGCAAACGTCTGGCGACCCTGGCGGTGGATACCGAGGTTCGCTTCCGGTCGGCGACCGACCGGGCGGCTTTCAGTAACGAACTCACCGAGGCCATAACGAAACTGGTTTCGAAGTACCACGATGTATCCGCCCCCGGCGGCCGCGCGCATCGCCTGGTGGTCGTGGCGTACCCTCTGCCGCAGAAATCTGATTCCAAGGAGCCATCATGA
- the msrA gene encoding peptide-methionine (S)-S-oxide reductase, with amino-acid sequence MLARLLSSALTLGVTVSLLSCTANAAPKAPIPAPTADASLTAVSGKQSAVFAGGCFWGTQSVFQRVKGVIKTTAGYAGGSKSTASYDQVTTETTGHAESVEVVYDPSKITYGQLLRIFFSVAHDPTQLNRQGPDVGTSYRSAIFYANDEQRRIATAYISQLDAAKVFPKAIVTEVTPLKGFYRAEDYHQDYALHHPDNPYILVCDRPKISALKEQFPDLFVDYKAH; translated from the coding sequence ATGCTCGCACGCTTACTATCTAGTGCTTTGACTCTGGGAGTCACGGTTTCCCTTCTCTCCTGCACCGCCAATGCGGCTCCGAAGGCGCCGATTCCTGCGCCAACAGCGGACGCTTCGCTTACCGCGGTTTCAGGCAAGCAGTCAGCGGTATTTGCCGGCGGTTGTTTTTGGGGAACTCAGTCGGTGTTCCAACGAGTGAAAGGCGTGATCAAAACAACGGCGGGATATGCCGGCGGCTCCAAATCGACCGCAAGCTACGATCAGGTGACAACCGAAACGACTGGGCACGCCGAATCGGTGGAGGTTGTGTACGATCCCTCGAAGATCACCTATGGACAGTTGCTGCGCATCTTCTTTTCTGTCGCTCACGATCCCACGCAGCTTAACCGGCAGGGGCCGGATGTGGGTACGTCGTATCGTTCCGCGATCTTCTACGCGAATGACGAGCAGCGGCGCATTGCCACCGCCTACATCTCGCAGCTCGATGCCGCCAAGGTTTTCCCCAAAGCGATTGTCACCGAGGTGACACCGCTGAAAGGCTTCTACCGCGCCGAAGACTACCACCAGGATTATGCGCTCCATCATCCTGACAATCCCTACATCCTGGTCTGCGATCGCCCGAAGATCAGCGCCCTGAAAGAACAGTTTCCTGATTTGTTTGTAGATTACAAAGCACACTGA
- a CDS encoding ATPase, with protein sequence MSVKKEASGRRSIQVEVEVPGTPEEVWRAVATGPGISSWFVPAEFEERDGKPVAVKLNFGPGMESRSVVTAWDPPRRFAAQGEGWGGSPPIATEWSVEARAGGVCLVRVVNSLFASTDDWDNQLEGTESGWPGFFRTLRIYLTHFRGQRSAIMQFVAPVAGTEAEAWETLTAALGLKGLSVGQRWTAPAGVPALSGVAEYVSQSPYDALLRLDKPGPGVAAFGAFNFGGQSMVALNFYHYGNQAAATVARETPLWQAWIQERFPAPLETIKSE encoded by the coding sequence ATGAGCGTAAAGAAAGAAGCCTCCGGACGCCGTTCAATCCAGGTCGAAGTCGAGGTCCCCGGCACGCCGGAGGAAGTCTGGCGCGCCGTCGCCACTGGGCCGGGTATTTCGTCCTGGTTCGTGCCGGCGGAGTTCGAGGAGCGCGACGGAAAGCCGGTTGCGGTGAAGTTGAACTTCGGCCCGGGCATGGAATCCCGTTCCGTTGTGACGGCCTGGGATCCGCCGCGCAGGTTTGCCGCGCAGGGCGAGGGCTGGGGCGGCTCGCCGCCCATCGCAACCGAGTGGAGCGTCGAAGCGCGCGCGGGTGGTGTGTGCCTCGTCCGTGTGGTGAATAGCCTCTTCGCCAGCACCGACGACTGGGACAACCAGCTTGAAGGCACCGAATCCGGCTGGCCCGGCTTCTTCCGCACCCTGCGGATCTATCTCACGCACTTCCGCGGCCAACGCTCCGCGATCATGCAGTTCGTGGCTCCCGTCGCGGGAACCGAAGCGGAGGCCTGGGAAACGCTGACCGCGGCATTGGGACTGAAAGGCTTGAGCGTCGGGCAGCGTTGGACGGCGCCCGCGGGTGTCCCGGCGCTCAGCGGCGTGGCGGAGTACGTCAGCCAGAGTCCGTACGACGCCCTGCTGCGGCTCGACAAGCCGGGGCCGGGCGTAGCCGCCTTTGGCGCCTTCAACTTCGGCGGCCAGAGCATGGTTGCGCTGAACTTCTACCATTACGGCAATCAGGCGGCCGCGACCGTCGCCCGCGAGACACCGCTCTGGCAAGCCTGGATTCAAGAACGCTTCCCGGCGCCGTTGGAGACAATCAAGAGTGAATGA
- the katG gene encoding catalase/peroxidase HPI — translation MEKELAVAAGAGTQTLEQTISTEAKCPVAHGARRAHTNADWWPNQLSLKVLHQNSPLSDPMGETFNYAEEFKTLDLQAVIKDLHALMMTSQEWWPADYGHYGPFFIRMAWHSAGTYRIGDGRGGAGSGAQRFAPLNSWPDNANLDKSRRLLWPIKQKYGRKISWADLMILAGNVALESMGFKTFGFGGGRPDVWEPEEDIYWGPEGKWLADERYSGDRELAGHLGAVQMGLIYVNPEGPNGKPDPIASARDIRETFARMAMNDEETVALIAGGHTFGKTHGAAAPPEYVGSEPEGADVEEQGLGWSNKFGSGRGAHTITSGLEGAWTQTPTKWSNNYLKNLFGFEWELTKSPAGANQWTPKNGAGAASVPDAHDPSKRHAPFMLTTDLALRMDPIYGPIAKRFHDHPQELGEAFAKAWFKLTHRDMGPISRYLGPLVPKEPQLWQDPVPKVNHKLIGDKDAAALKAKILASGLSISELVTTAWASASTFRGSDKRGGANGARIRLAPQKDWEVNQPAQLGKVLQKLETIQKEFNSSQTNGSKGKKISLADLIVLGGNAAVEQAAKKAGHNVKVTFSPGRTDASQEQTDVHSFAVLEPAADAFRNYRRKGEQRSAEELLLDRAQLLTLTAPEMTVLVGGLRGLNANFGQSKHGVFTKRPETLTNDFFVNLLDMKTKWQPGTNGTGGVYEGRDRATGELKWTATRVDLLFGSNSQLRAIAEVYACDDAKEQFVHDFIAVWNKVMNLDRFDLAEAYGLSLRSA, via the coding sequence ATGGAAAAAGAACTTGCCGTCGCAGCCGGGGCTGGTACCCAAACTCTTGAGCAAACCATTTCAACCGAGGCCAAGTGCCCGGTCGCGCATGGCGCTCGCCGTGCCCACACCAACGCGGATTGGTGGCCGAACCAACTTAGTCTGAAAGTCCTTCACCAGAATTCGCCGCTCTCTGATCCCATGGGGGAGACGTTCAATTACGCCGAAGAATTCAAGACCCTCGATTTGCAGGCCGTGATCAAAGACCTTCATGCCTTAATGATGACGTCGCAGGAGTGGTGGCCGGCGGATTACGGTCATTATGGTCCGTTCTTCATTCGCATGGCCTGGCATAGCGCGGGCACGTATCGCATCGGCGACGGGCGCGGCGGGGCTGGCTCTGGCGCGCAGCGGTTTGCTCCGCTCAACAGCTGGCCGGACAATGCGAACCTCGACAAGTCGCGCCGGCTCCTGTGGCCGATCAAGCAGAAATATGGGCGCAAGATCTCATGGGCCGACCTCATGATTCTTGCCGGAAACGTGGCGTTAGAGTCGATGGGATTTAAGACCTTCGGTTTCGGCGGCGGGCGTCCGGATGTTTGGGAGCCGGAAGAGGACATCTACTGGGGCCCTGAGGGCAAGTGGCTGGCGGACGAGCGCTACAGCGGCGATCGCGAGCTCGCAGGTCATCTCGGCGCGGTGCAGATGGGACTGATCTACGTCAATCCCGAAGGTCCGAATGGCAAGCCGGATCCAATCGCTTCGGCACGCGACATCCGCGAGACATTCGCGCGCATGGCGATGAACGATGAAGAGACCGTTGCGCTGATTGCTGGAGGCCACACCTTCGGCAAAACCCATGGCGCCGCGGCTCCGCCAGAGTACGTAGGCTCCGAACCTGAGGGCGCCGACGTCGAGGAGCAAGGTCTCGGCTGGAGCAACAAGTTCGGCAGCGGCAGAGGCGCGCACACGATCACTAGCGGGCTGGAAGGCGCATGGACCCAGACCCCTACGAAGTGGAGCAACAACTATCTGAAAAACCTGTTCGGCTTTGAGTGGGAGCTCACGAAGAGCCCGGCAGGCGCGAACCAGTGGACTCCAAAGAATGGAGCTGGGGCAGCCAGTGTTCCGGATGCCCATGATCCGTCGAAGCGGCACGCGCCTTTCATGCTTACGACAGACTTGGCCCTGAGAATGGATCCTATTTATGGCCCAATTGCGAAACGCTTCCACGATCATCCGCAGGAACTCGGCGAGGCGTTCGCCAAAGCGTGGTTTAAGCTGACCCACCGCGATATGGGTCCAATCTCCCGCTACTTGGGCCCACTCGTTCCTAAGGAGCCGCAGTTGTGGCAGGATCCCGTTCCCAAAGTGAATCACAAGCTGATCGGCGACAAAGACGCTGCTGCTCTGAAGGCTAAGATTCTCGCGTCTGGTCTATCGATCTCAGAACTGGTGACGACAGCGTGGGCGTCGGCCTCAACTTTCCGCGGCTCCGACAAACGCGGTGGCGCGAATGGAGCTCGCATTCGCCTGGCTCCACAGAAGGATTGGGAGGTGAACCAGCCGGCCCAGTTAGGGAAAGTTCTGCAAAAGCTGGAAACAATCCAGAAAGAATTCAACAGCTCGCAGACAAATGGGAGCAAAGGAAAGAAAATCTCGCTGGCGGACCTGATCGTTCTGGGAGGCAACGCAGCGGTTGAACAAGCTGCGAAAAAGGCCGGACACAACGTGAAGGTAACCTTTTCGCCGGGTCGCACGGATGCTTCTCAAGAGCAGACTGATGTGCACTCCTTCGCTGTGCTGGAGCCGGCGGCAGATGCGTTCCGCAACTATCGCCGCAAGGGAGAGCAAAGATCCGCGGAGGAGTTGTTGTTGGATCGCGCGCAGTTGCTAACTCTGACCGCGCCAGAGATGACGGTACTCGTGGGTGGACTCCGCGGATTGAATGCGAACTTCGGGCAGTCGAAGCACGGAGTGTTCACCAAGCGTCCGGAGACGCTGACCAACGATTTCTTCGTCAACCTGCTCGACATGAAGACGAAGTGGCAGCCGGGAACCAACGGCACCGGCGGCGTCTATGAAGGACGCGATCGCGCGACCGGCGAACTCAAATGGACCGCGACGCGCGTCGATCTGCTGTTTGGTTCGAACTCGCAGCTCCGAGCGATCGCGGAAGTCTATGCATGTGACGACGCTAAAGAGCAGTTTGTTCATGACTTCATCGCCGTATGGAACAAGGTGATGAACCTTGATCGCTTTGATCTCGCCGAGGCCTATGGACTTTCATTGCGAAGCGCCTGA